In Candidatus Syntrophosphaera sp., one genomic interval encodes:
- a CDS encoding glycosyltransferase family 4 protein, producing MKEQLILILPTRSTFMLLDEELLKPDYRVRMVHLGQEGSKTQYLQVILRSLHVILRAREARKVLVWFADYHAAAAVLLAGLTHKKSIVFIAGYDAVKYPEFRYGIYTSRLRGFCARFALKHCSLVVACHQALLSSSNTYYNPAGHPEGIQNMVPGLKTPASVLHFAVRDLEQTDLGRPRLRQILTVGTTPRFQDFYNKGYDLLVDVARRRTDLKFVFVGLRDCWMPDLNRLYGIDKLANVRIHPSLPHADLLALMRSSAVYAQPSISEGMPNALMEAMHMGCVPVGSNVAGIPTVIGQHGFVFDKRDPQTLESALDQALNSDLDPRKISDSISARFNLQIRRAKLLQLLSDLD from the coding sequence TTGAAAGAGCAGCTCATCCTGATCCTGCCCACCCGCTCCACCTTCATGCTGCTGGATGAAGAACTCCTCAAACCGGATTACCGCGTGCGGATGGTGCATCTGGGCCAGGAAGGGTCCAAAACCCAGTACCTGCAAGTGATCCTGCGCTCGCTGCATGTCATCCTGAGGGCCCGCGAAGCCCGCAAGGTCCTGGTCTGGTTTGCCGATTATCATGCCGCCGCGGCCGTTCTGCTGGCCGGATTGACGCATAAGAAGTCCATCGTATTTATCGCAGGCTACGACGCGGTCAAGTATCCGGAATTCCGCTATGGCATCTATACTTCGCGCCTGCGGGGCTTTTGTGCCCGCTTCGCGTTGAAGCATTGCTCGCTTGTCGTTGCCTGCCATCAGGCCCTGCTTTCCTCTTCCAATACGTATTACAACCCCGCCGGCCATCCCGAGGGGATCCAAAATATGGTGCCGGGACTGAAAACCCCTGCCAGCGTGCTTCATTTCGCGGTCAGAGACCTGGAGCAAACAGACCTTGGCAGGCCCAGGCTGCGGCAGATACTCACAGTCGGCACCACACCCCGCTTTCAGGATTTCTACAACAAGGGCTACGATCTGTTGGTGGATGTGGCCCGGCGCCGGACCGATCTAAAGTTCGTGTTCGTGGGCCTGCGCGACTGCTGGATGCCAGATCTGAACAGGCTTTACGGAATCGACAAGCTGGCCAATGTCCGGATCCATCCCTCCCTGCCCCATGCCGATCTGCTCGCCCTGATGCGGTCAAGCGCCGTCTACGCCCAACCCTCCATCTCCGAAGGGATGCCCAACGCCCTGATGGAGGCCATGCACATGGGCTGCGTGCCCGTCGGATCCAATGTCGCGGGCATACCCACAGTCATCGGGCAACACGGCTTTGTCTTCGATAAAAGAGACCCTCAGACCCTGGAATCCGCTCTGGACCAGGCTTTGAACAGCGATCTCGATCCCCGAAAGATCTCAGACAGCATCTCCGCCAGGTTCAATCTGCAGATCCGCCGCGCCAAACTCCTCCAACTGCTGTCCGATCTGGACTGA